The sequence CCACCTGCGCCACCGGCCCGTCCATCTACGTCGACCTGCCGTCGATCCGCTCGTGGATCTCCACTCAGGTGGGTGGGCTGCCCGTCTGACCATCAGCGACACCGCGGCCGGGGGCGAGCACCAGACGCGCCCCCGCCCCGGTGTGCCGGTGCCACCCACGCCATCTCACGATGCGATACGGTGCGTGGCATATCCGGCACATCGGAGGTGGCGTCATGCCTACCGTCGTCGTCCTCGCGCTGACCCTCGCCCTCGCGCCGGCGCCGTCCCCGTCGGCCACCTCGGATCCGCTCGGCGACATCATCGGTGGCGTCGGCCAGATCGTCGACGACCTGCTCGGCGGCGACACGCCGAGTGCCGCTCCGCCGTCGAGCGCCACCCCCACCGGGGCGTCCACGCCGAGTCGGCCACCGGTCGCCGGTCAGCCCAGCCCGGTGGAGTCCAGCGCGATCCCGGTGCCCGCCGGATCGGCGGGCGGTCTTCGCGCACCCGCCGCGCCCGATCGCCGCACCGCCGACGAGGGCACCGGCACCCGCGAGGCCGCCGTGCCCAGGCCCGACGGCGACGCCCCCGCGCCGACCGCCCCGCCAGCCCTCGCCGACCCCAGCTGGAGTGCCTGGCCACCCACGTCGTACCTGCTGGTCGTGGCGGTCCTCGCGGCCCTGGCACTGCTGTTTGTGCGCCGCCGGGCCCCGGTCCCCGCCGCCGCACCCGACCCCGGCCCGGTACCGGATTCCGACCCGGCACCGGATCCCGGCCCGATGCCGGAGAACGTCAGCCGCTTGCCGACCAGCCTCAATGCCATCTACGAGATGGGCCGCCAGGATGAGCGACTCGAACAGGAGCGCCGCCGGCGCACCTGAGGGCGCGCCCCGCCGTCGGTCTCAGGCTGCCGAGTAGGCGCCCTCACGCCGGGGGATCCCGTCGTCGTACGCCCCGACCGGCCCGCTGTAGCGGGTCTTGCCCTTCGGGTACGGCCAGGCGTTCGCGGTGCAGCCGTGCAGGCCCAGCGTCTGCTGCTGCATCACCGGCGCCGGCCGACCTCGCCCGGGGCACCGCTCGTGGCCGTACCCGAGCTTGTGCCCCACCTCGTGGTTGACCATGTACTGCCGGTAGGTGCCCAGGTTCGCCCCGTAACCCGGTACACCCTTGACCCAACGCGCCACGTTGAGCACCACCCGGGCACCGTTGCGGCAGGAGGTGTAGGCGTCCGGCACGTCCTGGCAGAGGGTGTCACGGGTGCCGGGGGTCGCCAGGTAGATGGTGAGGTCGGTCGGTTCGCCGGCACCGACCCGGCGCAGCCGCCACGCCCCGCCGGCCGTCCACCCGCGCGGGTCGTTCAACGTCGCGGTGATCGCTGTGGCGATGTCCTTCGCCGGCAGGCCCCGGATGTCGCGTTCCACGGCGACCCGGTAGCGCATCAACTGGCCGGTCGTCGCACGCCCGGGCGTGTTCTCGCCGGGCGCCACCGACCAGCGGTTACCACCGGTGGCGGGGTAGCTGACCGGGATGACGGGCGGGGTGCTGGGTCGGACCTCGACGGTCGCCGTCGGCCGACCGGTCGGTGTCGCCGCCGCGCCGGTCAGCGGTCCGGCGGCGACCGGGTCGGTGGCGGGTTGCCCGGCGGCCGGTAGGCCGCATCCGGTGAGCAGCGCCACCACCAGCAGCGACGCCATCCAGGCGGGACCCCAGCGGCGGGTAGCCTTCGTCGACATGTCTCTCCCCTCGCGCGTCGCTCGGCGGCGGCGCGGAGGAGAAGACGGGTGACAGTGGCGAAAAGTTGATGTGACCCAGGGCTCAACCTTTTGCCGGCCCCGCCCGTCTCTAGCTCTGTGGCACGGGGAGGGTTCGCGGTGGCGCGGGGTGACGCGGAATTCGTCGAGTTCGCGCGGGCGGCGTCCGCGCGACTGGTGCACGCCGCGTACCTGATGACCGGCGACCACCACCAGGCCGAGGACGCCGCGCAGACCGCCCTGGTCCGGACCTACGCGTCATGGTCGCGGATCCACGACGACGACGCCTATGGGTACGCCCGCCGCACGCTGGTCAACCATCTGGTCGACGGGTGGCGACGGCCGATGCGGGAGTACCCGACCGACGAGGTGCCGGAGCAGCGGCGGGGCGACGTGGCCGACGACGTGACCACCCGGCGCTGGTTGATCACCATCCTCGGTGCGCTCAGCCCCCGGGAGCGCGCCATCGTCGTCCTGCGCTACTACTTCGACCTGCCGGAGGCACAGGTGGCCCGGGAACTCGCCGTCTCCGTCGGCACCGTCAAGAGCACCAGCTCGCGAGCGTTGGAGAAGTTGCGCAGCGCCACGCCCCGCACGGCCGATGAGGAGGCGCGCCGATGAGCGAGTTGGACCGGCTCCGCCACGCCATGCGGGCGACCGAGCGCCCCGACGCCGTGCTCGACCTGGCCACCGTCATGCGCGAGGGACGCCGGTTGCGTACCCGTCGGCGCGTCGCCGGAGCCGGGGCGGCGACGCTCGCGACCGGCCTGGCCGCAGTGGTCGTCGTGGTGGCGGTCGGCGCGTCCGGTCCGGGCGATCCGGCGCCGACCGAGCACCCGCCGCCGGTCGCCGTCGCTCCACCGTCGGCCGGTGTCTCGCCGTGGGCGGAGAAGTCGCCGGGCTCCACGCCGCCGCCGACGGTGGGCCGCGACGAGCCGCCACCGAAGCCCCTCGGCCAGATCGTGGACAGCGGGGTGCGGCACGGCGCCGAGCGTCGGGTCTACTACTTCGTCCGGGTGTCCGTGCCCGGCGAACCCAAGGTGTCCATGGGACTGGCCGCCGGTCGCCAGGCTCCGGACGGCTCGTTGAGCACCGACCTCCTGGTCAACGACGTGGAGGGCAGCGACCGTCGCGCCGGGTTCCACCAGATCGGTTACGACGAGCGCTTCGCCTCGCCGGTGCCCACCTTCGGTTACTTCGTTGGCCCCGCCAAGCGGATCATCGGCACCGTCGACGGTCGGCAGGTCGACGCCCGAGTGGCGCCATGGAGTGGCGACAAGCAGGTGCTGATCTTCTGGTTCGACCCGGCCCGGCTCACGCCGGGGGAGCGGCTGGACGGCATCATCGCCCGCGACGCCGGCGGCGGCCGACTCTGACGCGCTGCCGGCGCTCAGCCCAGTCGACGCTCGATGGTCACCGTCGTCCCCTCGGCGGTGGAGACCAGCCGCACGTCGCCGTAGGCGTTCATCAGCAGCGCGCCGCGCCCCCGGTCCATCGCCGGCCGGCGGTCCCGCCAGGTGCCGAAGTCCCGTACCGAGATCCGGACCAGCCCGCCACCCACCTGGACGCGCACCCGCACCTCCGGTCGGCTGGGCCGCTGCGCGTGCTCGACGGCGTTGTTCATGGCCTCCGAGGCGGCGAGCAGGAGATCTTCGAGCACGTCCGGGTCGACGTCCAGTTCGCCCAGTGCGCCCCGGACGTCCCGACGCATCGCGGCGGCGGAGGTGGGTGCGGACGGGTACGTCCATCCGACGTCCAGGAGGTCGCCCAGCCCGTCCGGGTCGAGCGGCGCCTCCACCACCACTGACACGTCGCTGACGGTTTCGACCATCGGGGTCGGCGGAACGGGGCCGACCGGGGCGGGTCGGGTCGGCGGCGTCGGGGCAGCGACCGTCGCCGGGTCGCCGCCGATCGCCGCCGCGGGGGTACGGTCGCGGGCTCGGCGGATGCTGGCCCGGATCCGGGCCAGCAACTCGGCCGCGGCGAACGGTTTCACCAGGTAGTCGTCGGCACCCAGGCTCAGGCCCTCCACGCTGGCCTCCCCGCCGGCCCGGGCGGACAGCACCAGCACCGGCAGCGCCCGGGTCGCCGGGTCCGCGCGTAGCCGGCGCACCAGGTCGAAGCCGTCCAGTACCGGCATCATCACGTCGGTCAGGACCAGGTCGGGCGGGTCGCGGTGAATCTCGTCGAGGGCCTGCCGGCCGTCGGTGACGGCCCGCACCCGCCAGCCCTGCCCGGTGAGCAGTCGGGTGAGGTACGCCCGCATGTCGGCGTTGTCGTCGGCGAGCAGGATCCGGGCCCCGGCCAGGTCGTCGGTGGCCGGCCCGAACGCGGGATCGGGTTCTGTCACCGCGTCGCCCTGCTCGGTGAGCCAGCCCATCGCCTCCTCGACGGCGGCGCGGGCCGCGTCACCCCGCCCGTCCACCGCCGGGCCGGTGACCGCGGTGCGGTGCGCCGCCGACCAGGGCAGCGCCACGGTGAACCTGCTGCCGACGCCCACCTGACTGGTCACTCGCACGTCACCGCCTTCCAGCCGGGCCAACTCGTGCACCAGGGCCAGGCCGATGCCCGTGCCCTCGTGACTGCGCGAGCGGGCGCCCCGTACCCGGTGGAAGCGTTCGAACAGTTTCGGCAGGTCCCGTTCCGCGATGCCGATGCCGGTGTCGGCGACGGTGAGGCGCACCTCCTCGTCGTCGGCGTCGAGGGTGACCCGGATGCGGCCGATGAACGTGTACTTCAGTGCGTTGGAGAGCAGGTTCGTGACGATGCGTTCCCAGTTGACCGGGTCGACCGAGACCGGCCGGGGCAGCGGTGGGCAGCTCACCTCGAGGGTCAGCCCGGCCCGTTCGACGGCGGCCCGGAACACCCCGGCGAGCTCGGCGGTCAGCGCGGCCAGGTCGACCACCCGGGCGTCGCTGCGCGCGCGCCCGGCCTCCAGGCTGGAGAAGGTGAGCAGACTGTTGACCAGCGTCAACAGTCGGGTGGCGTTACGCCAGCCGGTCTCCACCCGCTCCCGCTGCACCGCCGCCAGCGGTGCGGTGGCGTCGGTGAGGGCGTCGGTCAGCGGGCCGAGGATCAGGGTCAACGGGGTACGGAACTCGTGGCTGACGTTGGCGAAGAAGTCGGTCTTGACCCGGTCCAGTTCCGCCATCGCCTCGACCCGGCGCCGCTCCTCCTCGTACTCCTGGGCGTTGCGCAGCGCCACGGAGATCTGCTGGGCGAGCAGTTGGTGGAAGGAGCGGTACGCCTCGTCGAGCCCTCGGCTGGGGCTGACCCCGGCGAGTAGGACGCCGAGGGGCTGATCCTCGTCGGCGGAGGGCAGCGGCAGCGCCAGCGCGGTGCGGACCGGGTCGTTCCACGGGCCGGCGGGCAGCGGCAGCCGGTCGGCGACGTCGGTCACCCGGGTCGCCCGACCCTCGGCGGCGTCCGCCAGCCCCCAGGCGTACGCGGGCGGGCCCGGGTCGGTCAGCTCGACGGCGTCCGGCAGGGCCCGAGCGTGCGCCCGGTCGCCGCCGGTGCAGGCCACCCGTCGCAGCGCCGTGCCGTCGCGCAGGTAGATGGCGGCGAACGGCACGTCTAGGGGATGGCCGTCGATCACGTCGATC comes from Micromonospora vinacea and encodes:
- a CDS encoding DUF3152 domain-containing protein, encoding MSTKATRRWGPAWMASLLVVALLTGCGLPAAGQPATDPVAAGPLTGAAATPTGRPTATVEVRPSTPPVIPVSYPATGGNRWSVAPGENTPGRATTGQLMRYRVAVERDIRGLPAKDIATAITATLNDPRGWTAGGAWRLRRVGAGEPTDLTIYLATPGTRDTLCQDVPDAYTSCRNGARVVLNVARWVKGVPGYGANLGTYRQYMVNHEVGHKLGYGHERCPGRGRPAPVMQQQTLGLHGCTANAWPYPKGKTRYSGPVGAYDDGIPRREGAYSAA
- a CDS encoding ATP-binding protein; protein product: MSVTRPTTDLFLGGGDTGRLMAQLDWARTPLGPVDGWPQSLRAAVRMVLSSRYPMLLLWGESYSQLYNDAYSALIGDKHPGALGDDVRVTLAEGWDVLAPLIEEAMATGVASWVPALQLLLERAGYREEAYFSVSHAPARDDDGHTVGVLTVCSEVTQQVVGERRLRLLRDLSVLGDGRTVDVDATATRLIDVIDGHPLDVPFAAIYLRDGTALRRVACTGGDRAHARALPDAVELTDPGPPAYAWGLADAAEGRATRVTDVADRLPLPAGPWNDPVRTALALPLPSADEDQPLGVLLAGVSPSRGLDEAYRSFHQLLAQQISVALRNAQEYEEERRRVEAMAELDRVKTDFFANVSHEFRTPLTLILGPLTDALTDATAPLAAVQRERVETGWRNATRLLTLVNSLLTFSSLEAGRARSDARVVDLAALTAELAGVFRAAVERAGLTLEVSCPPLPRPVSVDPVNWERIVTNLLSNALKYTFIGRIRVTLDADDEEVRLTVADTGIGIAERDLPKLFERFHRVRGARSRSHEGTGIGLALVHELARLEGGDVRVTSQVGVGSRFTVALPWSAAHRTAVTGPAVDGRGDAARAAVEEAMGWLTEQGDAVTEPDPAFGPATDDLAGARILLADDNADMRAYLTRLLTGQGWRVRAVTDGRQALDEIHRDPPDLVLTDVMMPVLDGFDLVRRLRADPATRALPVLVLSARAGGEASVEGLSLGADDYLVKPFAAAELLARIRASIRRARDRTPAAAIGGDPATVAAPTPPTRPAPVGPVPPTPMVETVSDVSVVVEAPLDPDGLGDLLDVGWTYPSAPTSAAAMRRDVRGALGELDVDPDVLEDLLLAASEAMNNAVEHAQRPSRPEVRVRVQVGGGLVRISVRDFGTWRDRRPAMDRGRGALLMNAYGDVRLVSTAEGTTVTIERRLG
- a CDS encoding SigE family RNA polymerase sigma factor, which produces MARGDAEFVEFARAASARLVHAAYLMTGDHHQAEDAAQTALVRTYASWSRIHDDDAYGYARRTLVNHLVDGWRRPMREYPTDEVPEQRRGDVADDVTTRRWLITILGALSPRERAIVVLRYYFDLPEAQVARELAVSVGTVKSTSSRALEKLRSATPRTADEEARR